The following are encoded in a window of Rosa chinensis cultivar Old Blush chromosome 4, RchiOBHm-V2, whole genome shotgun sequence genomic DNA:
- the LOC112197400 gene encoding uncharacterized protein LOC112197400, giving the protein MGLCVSKPSETIRAQKKKVDRVGKGRRRGRKSKKVATAVINSEIPAPTRQSVSEFVRLDFEKGAATTCRRSEVSNGTFHLTQLQWNHSQIDGNGGKCQGPETWFDSHSIMESDSDDDFASVHGDEFPPMVVGNGIGNIPNSQLVQYESAACIVDNGCKYEGFYESYLKIDGAGARHSLEKTQVSYNDKNQPKQSVIMLSYKRKSIDNPDRISCASDQKYLFRPKSGQRIPCSPVEKPTPGSWSEISPSIFKLRGENYFKDKQKYPAPNCSSYVPIGIDMFICPRKRDHIAQYLELPSVKPHDKVPSLLIVNIQLPTYPTTMFLGESDGEGMSLVLYFKVSENFDTDISPQFQEFIKRFVEDDTEMVKGFTKESLVPFRERLKILAGLVNPDELQLSSAEKKLISAYNDKPVLSRPQHNFFRGPNYFEIDLDIHRFSYISRKGLESFRDRLKNGVLHVGLTIQAQKQEELPEQVLCCMRLNKIDFVNHGQIPTLVTMND; this is encoded by the exons ATGGGTCTATGTGTCTCAAAGCCAAGTGAAACTATCAGagctcaaaagaaaaaagtcgACAGAGTCGGCAAAGGGCGGCGCCGGGGGAGGAAGAGCAAGAAGGTAGCCACCGCCGTTATAAACTCAGAGATTCCTGCTCCGACAAGACAGTCTGTTAGTGAGTTTGTGCGTCTTGACTTTGAGAAAGGTGCTGCAACCACTTGCAGAAGATCTGAGGTTTCCAATGGCACATTTCATCTAACTCAACTTCAATGGAACCACAGTCAGATTGATGGGAATGGTG GGAAATGCCAAGGACCTGAAACCTGGTTTGACTCCCATAGTATAATGGAATCTGATTCAGATGATGACTTTGCTAGTGTACATGGAG ATGAGTTTCCTCCTATGGTAGTAGGTAATGGAATTGGAAACATCCCAAATAGTCAATTAGTCCAGTATGAAAGTGCAGCATGCATTGTAGATAATGGATGCAAGTATGAAGGGTTTTATGAAAGTTATCTGAAAATCGATGGGGCAGGTGCACGTCATTCCCTAGAGAAAACCCAAGTCAGTTACAATGACAAAAATCAGCCCAAGCAATCAGTTATCATGCTTTCCTACAAGAGAAAATCCATCGACAACCCCGACAGGATTTCAT GTGCTTCTGATCAGAAGTACTTATTCCGTCCTAAATCAGGACAACGGATTCCTTGTTCACCGGTAGAGAAGCCAACTCCAGGATCCTGGTCTGAAATCTCGCCTTCAATCTTTAAGCTCCGTGGGGAGAACTATTTCAAAGACAAGCAGAAGTACCCTGCTCCAAACTGCAGCTCATATGTACCAATTGGTATTGATATGTTTATCTGCCCAAGGAAGAGGGATCATATTGCTCAGTATCTTGAGCTTCCTTCTGTAAAACCACATGATAAAGTTCCTTCCCTCCTCATTGTTAATATACAG TTGCCTACATATCCAACTACAATGTTCCTTGGTGAAAGTGATGGTGAAGGCATGAGTCTTGTATTATACTTTAAAGTTAGTGAAAATTTTGACACAGACATATCTCCTCAGTTTCAAGAATTTATCAAG AGATTTGTTGAGGATGATACCGAAATGGTTAAGGGGTTCACAAAGGAGTCATTGGTTCCTTTCAGGGAAAGGCTAAAAATTTTGGCTGGATTGGTGAATCCAGACGAGCTCCAACTGAGTTCTGCTGAGAAGAAGCTGATAAGTGCTTATAATGATAAACCAGTGCTTTCGCGTCCTCAACACAATTTCTTCAGGGGGCCTAATTACTTTGAAATTGATCTAGACATACACAGGTTCAGCTACATCTCCAGGAAAGGGCTTGAATCATTCAGAGACAGATTGAAGAATGGGGTACTTCATGTGGGATTAACAATCCAG gcacaaaaacaagaagaacTACCGGAGCAAGTCTTGTGTTGTATGCGCTTGAATAAGATTGATTTTGTAAACCATGGTCAAATACCTACTCTTGTTACCATGAATGACTGA
- the LOC112198556 gene encoding protein UXT homolog: MESYRQQKIQKLEEFVDGRLKPDLVQTIAQRDKVFEKQKVFSDLRKNIENLEKNSVTSLRTMVNLGSEVYMQAEVPDARRIFVDVGLGFHVEFTWSEALDYISQREEKLEREIEDYTNRIASIKSHIKMVCEGIRELLQLPAEKPVPELNF, from the exons ATGGAGAGCTACCGACAACAAAAGATACAGAAATTGGAGGAGTTCGTCGATGGCCGCCTCAAACCTGACCTTGTTCAAACCATCGCTCAAcg AGACAAGGTGTTTGAAAAGCAAAAAGTTTT CTCGGATTTGCGAAAGAACATTGAGAACTTGGAGAAAAATAGTGTAACCAGTCTTAGGACGATGGTAAATCTTGGTTCTGAAGTTTATATGCAAGCTGAAGT GCCAGATGCGCGACGCATATTTGTAGATGTTGGACTTGGATTCCATGTGGAATTTACCTGGTCTGAAGCTTTGGATTATATATCTCAAAGAGAAGAAAAGCTAGAGAG GGAAATTGAAGATTATACCAACCGCATTGCCTCGATTAAATCCCACATAAAGATG GTATGTGAAGGGATTCGGGAATTACTCCAGCTTCCGGCAGAGAAACCTGTGCCAGAGCTCAACTTTTGA
- the LOC112196703 gene encoding probable protein S-acyltransferase 22, translating into MRKHGWQLPYHPLQVVAVAVFLALAFAFYVFFAPFVGKKIFQYIVIGLYTPLITCVFSLYIWCAAADPADPGVFRSKKYLNIPANEKHPRSKDSKLCGESTSSMHEANDVTVGGRPLDKDALGKLGTSKASNSDIEVKGASSENSSCLMLLFSPCAYICDCSGSSEESSLHQMSEEGMFYCSLCEVEVFKYSKHCRVCDKCVDRFDHHCRWLNNCIGKKNYRQFFTLMVTSLLLLILQWSTGIFVLICCIIERKHISVDISTKLGSSFSLVPFVIVVAVCTLLAMIATLPLAQLFFFHILLIKKGISTYDYIIALREQEQEQQGVGGQHSPQMSPASSLTGLSSASSFTTFHRNAWCTPPRLFLEDQFDVVPPETGSVSSYGKKMVGEEPTKKKNTGTVKISPWTLARLNAEEVSKAAAEARKKSKILQPVRRDTPFRLERDNSFGSSGRRMVPKPDNNRRRTTKRVRLPADLPVEALTKGTAKAVDKGFTETSTSLAPLQLEARSAFQTSRAMSSSIGIAASSPESSLDSPDIHPFRVSSSGAEEARRLTGLPAAIAAAQKGIPLSRSTSDGGYDASGGEDSDRVPPRNVERSTANWSSLLLGSEQDERVVKQKAASSSLANSRKL; encoded by the exons ATGAGGAAGCATGGATGGCAGCTCCCTTATCATCCTcttcag GTGGTGGCTGTAGCTGTGTTTCTGGCTTTGGCCTTTGCTTTTTATGTCTTCTTTGCTCCTTTTGTTGGGAAGAAGATTTTCCAGTATATTGTGATCGGCCTCTACACTCCTCTT atTACATGTGTCTTCAGCCTATATATATGGTGTGCAGCTGCTGATCCCGCAGATCCAGGAGTTTTTAGGTCAAAGAAATATCTCAATATTCCGGCCAATGAAAAGCATCCTAGAAGCAAAGATTCTAAACTTTGTGGGGAATCAACATCATCGATGCATGAAGCTAATGATGTGACAGTTGGAGGAAGACCTCTGGACAAGGATGCACTTGGCAAACTTGGTACTTCAAAAGCGTCCAACAGTGATATTGAAGTGAAGGGTGCTTCCTCAGAAAATTCGTCTTGCTTAATGTTGCTTTTCTCACCATGTGCTTATATCTGCGATTGCTCCGGATCAAGTGAAGAATCTTCATTGCACCAAATGAGTGAAGAAGGCATGTTCTATTGCAGTTTGTGTGAAGTTGAG GTTTTCAAGTACAGCAAGCACTGCAGAGTTTGTGACAAATGTGTTGACCGTTTTGATCATCACTGCAGG TGGCTCAACAACTGTATTGGAAAAAAGAATTATCGACAATTTTTCACCCTTATGGTTACTTCTCTCCTCTTG CTAATCTTACAATGGTCAACTGGAATCTTTGTGCTTATCTGCTGTATTATTGAGAGGAAGCACATCTCTGTGGATATATCTACAAAGTTAGGAAGCAGTTTTTCTTTGGTGCCTTTCGTCATTGTCGTG GCAGTGTGCACCCTTTTGGCTATGATTGCAACCCTGCCACTTGctcaacttttcttttttcacatCCTCCTTATAAAGAAG GGAATCAGCACATATGATTACATCATTGCTTTAAGGGAGCAGGAGCAAGAGCAACAAGGAGTTGGGGGTCAGCACAGTCCCCAAATGTCTCCTGCAAGCTCACTTACTGGATTAAGCAGTGCAAGCTCCTTTACTACCTTTCACCGAAATGCATGGTGTACACCTCCGCGACTGTTCCTTGAAGATCAG TTTGATGTTGTACCCCCTGAGACTGGATCTGTTAGCTCATACGGGAAAAAAATGGTGGGAGAGGAACCaactaagaagaagaatactGGAACGGTAAAGATCAGTCCGTGGACTCTGGCAAGATTAAATGCAGAAGAGGTATCAAAAGCTGCTGCAGAGGCCAGAAAGAAGTCTAAGATCCTGCAGCCTGTGAGACGTGATACTCCTTTTCGACTGGAAAGAGACAATAGCTTTGGCAGCAGTGGCCGCCGGATGGTTCCAAAGCCTGACAATAACAGAAGACGAACTACCAAGCGGGTGCGCCTCCCAGCTGACCTTCCTGTGGAGGCTTTAACAAAGGGCACAGCTAAAGCTGTTGATAAAGGTTTTACTGAGACATCGACTAGTTTGGCCCCTCTTCAGCTTGAAGCTCGGAGTGCTTTCCAAACAAGCCGAGCTATGTCAAGCTCCATAGGGATAGCAGCTTCTTCTCCTGAGAGCAGTTTAGACTCACCTGATATCCATCCCTTCCGGGTATCCTCATCAGGAGCAGAAGAGGCAAGGCGGCTAACAGGTCTGCCTGCCGCTATTGCAGCTGCTCAGAAGGGAATCCCACTGTCAAGGTCAACTAGTGATGGTGGATATGACGCATCTGGTGGAGAAGATAGTGACAGGGTTCCTCCCAGAAATGTTGAAAGGTCAACAGCAAACTGGAGTAGCCTTCTCTTGGGCTCTGAACAGGATGAAAGGGTTGTCAAACAGAAAGCAGCATCTTCTAGCCTGGCTAACAGTAGAAAGCTCTGA
- the LOC112197306 gene encoding uncharacterized protein LOC112197306 produces the protein MANPSPPLNFRTILTESRRIITAHSRHFLALSIVFLLPISVSSFVYPTLQNLIAELFKISNFDQPSLPTKTLLLALAFALFVFVVSLFAIGSITYSVFHGFYGRPVKFISAVQSVKVSFWPVLGTVLASHIVFLLVVLVAGLFLFLVVGCFEMVGLEMEFSSPYFVGICVVVAIPLLLVLLYLQVNWTLAGVVAVLEPRWGFNALSRSANLIKGMRGVALSLMVLFGAWTGILGFFISKSELDLDGATTDGWMNWMSLASVYLILYFSMGHTLALLYHAAANTVLFLYCKTLHGELALEIGEKFATEYVSLPFDDGKVPHLVSVANAL, from the coding sequence ATGGCAAATCCGTCTCCACCCCTAAACTTTCGGACAATCCTCACCGAATCGAGGCGCATCATCACCGCCCACTCCCGCCACTTCTTGGCTCTCTCCATCGTCTTCCTCCTCCCCATCTCCGTCTCCTCCTTTGTCTACCCAACTCTCCAAAACCTCATCGCCGAATTGTTCAAGATTTCCAACTTTGACCAACCCTCTCTTCCCACCAAGACCCTACTCCTCGCTCTTGCTTTCGCCCTCTTCGTCTTCGTCGTCTCTCTCTTCGCTATCGGCTCAATCACGTACAGCGTCTTCCACGGCTTCTATGGCCGCCCGGTCAAGTTCATATCGGCTGTCCAATCCGTCAAGGTTTCGTTCTGGCCAGTATTGGGTACTGTTCTTGCTTCCCACATCGTCTTTTTATTGGTTGTTCTTGTTGCTGGGCTGTTCTTGTTCTTGGTGGTTGGATGTTTTGAGATGGTTGGTCTCGAAATGGAGTTCTCTTCGCCTTATTTCGTTGGGATCTGTGTTGTGGTTGCGATTCCTCTGTTGCTGGTTTTGTTGTATCTTCAAGTGAATTGGACTCTGGCTGGTGTAGTTGCTGTCCTCGAACCGCGTTGGGGGTTTAACGCATTGAGTCGGAGTGCAAATTTGATCAAGGGAATGCGAGGGGTGGCGTTGTCTTTGATGGTGCTTTTCGGGGCGTGGACTGGGATTTTGGGGTTCTTCATCTCGAAATCTGAGTTGGATTTGGATGGGGCTACTACTGATGGGTGGATGAATTGGATGAGTTTGGCATCTGTTTATCTGATTTTGTATTTTTCGATGGGTCATACGCTGGCACTGCTCTATCATGCTGCTGCAAATACGGTGTTGTTTTTGTATTGCAAGACTCTGCATGGAGAGCTTGCGTTGGAGATTGGTGAAAAGTTTGCGACCGAGTACGTGAGCCTGCCTTTCGATGATGGAAAAGTTCCTCATCTTGTTTCGGTTGCCAATGCTCTGTGA
- the LOC112199717 gene encoding uncharacterized protein LOC112199717, protein MASPPLNLWTMLTESKRILTESKRIINAHSRHFLALSVVFLLPISFSSVVYPTLHNLIAERIPHNTQKFFFSIDQPSSLPTTKTLLLALAFALFVFVFSLFALGSITYSVFHGFYGRPVKFISAVRSVRVSFWPVLGTVVASHIVFLLVVLVAVLFLFLVVGVFEMAGLEMEFSSPYFVGLSAVVAISVLLVLLYLQVNWTLAGVVAVVEPRWGFNALCRSANLIRGMRGVALSLVVFFGALSGILGFCSTVSELGLVGATDGWRNWKSLAFVLQIVVFSTAHMLVLLYHAAANTVLYMYCKAVHGELALEIAEEFASEYVSLPFDDGKVPHLVSVAYVR, encoded by the coding sequence ATGGCTTCTCCACCCCTAAACCTCTGGACCATGCTCACCGAATCGAAGCGCATCCTCACCGAATCGAAGCGCATCATCAACGCCCACTCCCGCCACTTCTTGGCCCTCTCCGTCGTCTTCCTCCTCCCCATCTCCTTCTCCTCCGTCGTCTACCCAACTCTCCACAACCTCATCGCCGAGCGTATACCGCACAATACCcaaaaattcttcttcagtATTGACCAACCCTCCTCCCTCCCGACCACCAAGACCCTACTCCTCGCTCTCGCTTTCGCCCtcttcgtcttcgtcttctCTCTCTTCGCTCTCGGCTCAATCACCTACAGCGTCTTCCACGGCTTCTATGGCCGCCCGGTCAAGTTCATATCCGCTGTCCGATCCGTCAGGGTTTCGTTCTGGCCAGTATTGGGTACTGTTGTTGCTTCCCACATCGTGTTTTTGTTGGTTGTTCTTGTTGCTGTGCTCTTCTTGTTCTTGGTGGTTGGAGTTTTTGAGATGGCTGGCCTCGAAATGGAGTTCTCTTCGCCTTATTTCGTTGGGCTCTCTGCTGTGGTTGCCATCTCTGTGTTGCTGGTTTTGTTGTATCTTCAAGTGAATTGGACTCTAGCCGGTGTAGTCGCTGTGGTCGAACCGCGTTGGGGGTTTAACGCATTGTGTCGGAGTGCGAATCTGATCCGGGGAATGCGAGGGGTGGCGTTGTCGTTGGTGGTGTTTTTCGGGGCCTTGTCCGGGATTCTAGGATTCTGCAGCACGGTTTCGGAGTTGGGATTGGTTGGGGCTACTGATGGGTGGAGGAATTGGAAGAGTCTGGCATTTGTGTTGCAGATTGTGGTGTTTTCGACGGCTCATATGCTGGTACTGCTCTATCATGCTGCTGCGAATACGGTGCTGTATATGTATTGCAAGGCTGTGCATGGAGAGCTTGCGTTGGAAATTGCTGAAGAGTTTGCGAGCGAGTATGTGAGCCTGCCTTTCGATGATGGAAAAGTTCCTCATCTTGTTTCGGTTGCCTATGTTCGATGA